Proteins from a genomic interval of Sphingobacterium sp. SYP-B4668:
- a CDS encoding efflux RND transporter periplasmic adaptor subunit — MNKRQLLTAFFIGSALIWQSCGDAKQKGAGAQAPAERVVPVTTAIASQEIVTGNITYPASVVPLNETELRAEVNGYITNIYVADGASVSKGQKLYEIDGIRYTAAVEQAKASLNIAQANYDRVKRDLGRYEKLAQQDAIAKQTLDNAKTDLANQEAQVLSAKAALTTANTNLARSVIKAPFSGTVGISQVRSGALVSAGTTLLNTISSVDPIAVEIQVNEKDLSQFTALKNKQSSSAISLTLPDGTTYSAHGTIHTLDRAIDPQTGTLKVRASFPNPNKNLIPGMNLSLNIKRESATEELVVPYKAVMEQLGVFNVYVVNDSSKAEIRHVELGIKVDENVVIKKGISAGEKVITDGVMNVQPGVKVTENTGTENGAAPKKG; from the coding sequence ATGAATAAAAGACAATTATTAACGGCATTTTTTATTGGTTCTGCATTAATCTGGCAGTCATGTGGCGATGCAAAGCAAAAAGGTGCGGGTGCCCAAGCTCCTGCAGAGCGTGTGGTACCGGTCACCACCGCTATCGCAAGCCAAGAAATCGTTACTGGAAATATTACTTACCCTGCTTCTGTAGTACCGCTTAATGAAACCGAACTACGTGCTGAGGTAAATGGTTATATCACGAACATATATGTAGCTGACGGTGCCAGCGTATCTAAGGGACAAAAATTATATGAAATAGATGGTATTCGTTATACAGCAGCGGTTGAACAAGCCAAAGCTAGTTTAAACATAGCACAGGCCAATTACGACCGGGTCAAAAGGGACTTAGGAAGATATGAAAAATTAGCGCAACAAGATGCGATTGCAAAGCAAACACTTGATAATGCAAAAACAGACTTAGCCAATCAGGAAGCACAGGTACTCTCTGCAAAAGCGGCGCTAACTACAGCAAATACAAACTTGGCTCGCTCGGTCATCAAAGCTCCTTTTTCAGGTACTGTGGGGATTTCACAAGTGAGATCTGGTGCTTTGGTATCTGCAGGAACTACTCTTTTGAATACGATTTCGTCGGTTGATCCAATCGCTGTAGAGATTCAAGTCAATGAGAAAGATCTTAGCCAATTTACTGCATTAAAAAACAAACAAAGCTCGTCAGCGATATCGTTGACATTACCTGACGGAACAACCTATTCAGCACACGGAACTATCCATACCTTGGATCGCGCAATAGACCCGCAAACAGGAACGTTAAAAGTAAGAGCGTCATTTCCGAATCCAAATAAGAACTTAATACCTGGAATGAACCTTTCTTTGAATATCAAACGTGAATCAGCAACGGAAGAATTGGTGGTGCCTTATAAAGCCGTAATGGAACAATTGGGCGTATTCAACGTATATGTGGTCAACGATAGCAGTAAGGCCGAAATACGCCATGTAGAATTGGGTATCAAAGTAGACGAAAACGTTGTCATCAAGAAAGGTATAAGCGCTGGTGAGAAAGTCATCACGGATGGTGTGATGAATGTACAACCGGGCGTTAAAGTAACTGAGAATACAGGAACAGAGAATGGAGCAGCTCCGAAAAAAGGGTAA
- a CDS encoding TolC family protein yields MKFNKVILSILATSALFSGAFAQQRQVPEKATLEQLIDYALEHKISVKQAQIDEAIGEKDIDISLSGWYPQIGVTGSYNHALKLPTNYFGGQTITLGQKNTSALTVQADQQLLNPGLMQASKAAELVRLSNKQNTENIKINTVVEVSKAYYDILTAEEQLNIIRENIIRLNKQLNDAQVQYEVGLVDKTDFKRAQIALSNTKADEKRTLELRKYKYDYLKNLLALDIKDHLTLSFDNANMEHEILLDTATGLDNSRRIERQQLETAKKMQELTTQYHKWTYLPSLSAFVNYGLNYRNDQFGDMFKDNFPSSMVGLNLSIPIFQGFKRKHEISKSQLLESRIDWDIQNLENQIDTEYSLAKASYNANLNDWRTSKDNMELSKEVYNTIKLQYDEGITRYLDLMTAETDLKTSQLNYLNSLYALLSSKLDVQKALGNIETK; encoded by the coding sequence ATGAAGTTCAACAAAGTTATATTATCCATTCTCGCCACCTCTGCCCTATTCAGCGGGGCATTTGCACAACAAAGGCAAGTTCCTGAAAAGGCGACATTAGAACAGCTGATCGACTATGCTTTGGAGCATAAGATTTCAGTCAAGCAAGCGCAAATTGACGAAGCTATTGGAGAAAAGGACATTGACATTTCCCTATCAGGTTGGTATCCGCAAATCGGCGTGACCGGGAGTTATAACCATGCACTAAAACTACCCACCAATTACTTTGGAGGACAAACAATTACCTTGGGACAGAAAAACACAAGTGCGCTTACTGTACAGGCTGACCAGCAACTGCTTAACCCAGGCCTTATGCAAGCGTCTAAGGCTGCAGAATTGGTTCGTCTCTCTAACAAGCAGAATACAGAGAATATCAAAATCAATACAGTAGTCGAAGTCAGCAAAGCTTATTACGACATCCTAACTGCAGAAGAGCAATTAAATATCATTCGTGAGAATATAATTAGGCTCAATAAGCAACTGAACGATGCTCAGGTGCAATACGAAGTAGGTTTGGTTGATAAAACTGACTTCAAAAGGGCACAAATAGCGCTAAGCAATACAAAAGCAGATGAAAAGCGTACACTTGAACTTCGTAAGTATAAATATGATTATCTAAAAAATCTTTTGGCCCTCGACATCAAAGACCACCTTACATTGTCTTTTGACAATGCCAATATGGAGCATGAAATCTTATTGGATACCGCTACTGGCCTAGATAATTCTAGACGTATCGAACGTCAACAATTGGAGACAGCAAAGAAAATGCAAGAGTTGACTACACAATATCACAAGTGGACATACTTGCCTAGCCTCAGTGCTTTTGTCAACTACGGCTTGAATTACCGTAATGATCAATTTGGCGACATGTTTAAAGATAATTTTCCAAGCTCTATGGTCGGCTTAAATTTATCAATCCCGATTTTTCAAGGATTCAAGAGAAAACATGAAATCAGTAAATCGCAATTGTTAGAAAGCAGAATTGATTGGGATATCCAAAATTTGGAAAACCAAATCGATACGGAGTATTCTCTTGCAAAGGCTTCTTACAATGCCAATCTGAATGACTGGAGAACGTCAAAAGATAACATGGAGCTTTCAAAAGAGGTCTATAATACCATCAAACTTCAATACGACGAAGGAATCACGAGATACTTGGACTTGATGACTGCTGAGACTGATCTAAAAACCAGCCAACTTAATTATTTAAATTCGCTGTATGCTTTACTATCCAGCAAATTGGATGTTCAGAAAGCACTGGGAAATATAGAAACGAAATAA
- a CDS encoding TetR/AcrR family transcriptional regulator produces MNVRFTHINEKKAAVFETTLALIVQHGFHGTAMSMIAKSAQVATGTIYHYFPSKDCLIEELHLACKLHINELIFKGIKEITDYKERFFTIWKRFIHCSIQNPDMFGFLEQYYSSPYSEHGGKNKRHSALSENNIHDFLVEGIKTNTLKNLDINILLTSYIGIAISTVKTVLYAKVNYTETQIGQLIQIVWDGVTNENNLNVK; encoded by the coding sequence ATGAACGTTCGGTTTACACATATTAACGAGAAGAAGGCGGCAGTTTTTGAAACTACCTTGGCACTGATAGTGCAACATGGGTTTCATGGAACGGCGATGAGCATGATTGCAAAATCGGCACAAGTGGCTACGGGCACGATTTATCACTATTTTCCATCAAAGGATTGCTTGATCGAAGAGTTGCATTTAGCATGCAAACTTCACATCAATGAATTAATCTTTAAAGGCATCAAAGAGATAACTGATTATAAGGAAAGATTTTTCACGATATGGAAGCGATTTATCCATTGCTCTATTCAAAATCCAGACATGTTTGGCTTCTTAGAGCAATACTATTCTTCGCCTTATTCGGAGCACGGCGGAAAGAACAAAAGACATAGTGCGCTTAGCGAAAACAATATTCACGATTTTCTTGTTGAAGGTATTAAAACGAATACGCTTAAGAATTTAGATATCAACATTTTATTAACCTCCTATATTGGTATAGCAATCTCCACAGTAAAGACAGTACTCTACGCAAAAGTAAATTATACAGAAACCCAAATCGGACAATTGATTCAAATTGTCTGGGATGGGGTCACAAATGAAAATAATCTCAACGTAAAATAG
- a CDS encoding c-type cytochrome: protein MRIITVLGCLVIVYILSLLHACQPNVSIKTAQYAVNGQKLYKTHCENCHGSKGEGLGKLYPPLTDTLFLKENRGQLANIVKNGIEGPMTVNGEHFNEKMPGVPQLSDVDIAYILTYVTTTFGKQTEKYSLEEVKASLKSQR from the coding sequence ATGAGGATAATAACCGTACTGGGCTGTTTGGTGATAGTCTATATATTAAGTCTATTACATGCCTGCCAACCAAATGTAAGTATTAAAACAGCCCAGTACGCTGTTAATGGTCAAAAGCTTTACAAAACACACTGCGAAAACTGTCATGGTAGTAAAGGCGAGGGTTTGGGCAAGCTCTATCCTCCCCTCACAGATACGCTTTTTTTGAAAGAAAACCGAGGGCAGCTAGCAAATATAGTCAAGAATGGCATCGAGGGTCCCATGACCGTGAATGGAGAGCATTTCAATGAAAAAATGCCGGGTGTACCGCAACTGAGCGATGTCGATATTGCGTACATTTTGACTTATGTTACGACGACCTTTGGCAAACAAACTGAAAAATATTCCCTAGAGGAGGTAAAAGCTAGTCTTAAATCCCAAAGATAA
- a CDS encoding SCO family protein, protein MGKIFLYALAFGLALSSCSNETRKLPIYGDRDPVEKTVDGKTIVDTVYHTIPPFSFLNQDSVMLTEKNFDNKIYIANFFFTHCPSICPTMQRNLLKVYEKYKGDDRIAFLSHSIDFKYDHPHILKAYASKLGVTNDQWQFVNGSKADIYGIANDYMVFAKEDSNVPGGYDHQGYLVVIDKEKRIRGAYDGTAQEQVEKLLKDLEILFNEYK, encoded by the coding sequence ATGGGAAAAATATTTTTATATGCACTAGCTTTTGGACTTGCCCTGAGCAGTTGCTCAAATGAGACCAGAAAACTGCCAATATACGGCGATAGAGACCCTGTAGAAAAGACTGTTGATGGAAAAACCATAGTGGATACGGTATACCATACGATTCCTCCATTCAGCTTTCTGAATCAAGACAGTGTCATGCTGACCGAAAAGAATTTCGACAACAAAATTTATATCGCAAACTTTTTCTTCACCCATTGTCCTAGCATATGCCCCACTATGCAGCGTAACCTATTGAAGGTTTACGAAAAATACAAGGGGGATGACCGCATAGCATTCTTATCACACAGCATCGACTTCAAATACGATCACCCCCATATTTTGAAGGCTTATGCCAGCAAACTAGGTGTCACCAACGACCAATGGCAATTCGTCAATGGTTCTAAGGCCGATATTTACGGAATCGCTAATGACTATATGGTATTCGCCAAAGAAGATAGTAATGTACCGGGCGGGTATGATCATCAGGGATATCTTGTGGTCATCGATAAAGAAAAGAGAATACGTGGAGCATATGATGGTACAGCCCAGGAGCAGGTCGAGAAATTATTAAAGGATTTAGAAATCCTATTTAACGAATACAAGTAA
- a CDS encoding transposase — MKKLTFMFLAATAFAVSCQNNGSEKKDADVASIQKEAIAIHDEIMPQISAFDKSGLHIDSVLTNLTALKASNTALDTAAARVELTALKSKLDQATESMQDWMMGYALDSTDTAYQQNELEKINAMKKLFDEVSAESKTVLSKY; from the coding sequence ATGAAAAAACTAACTTTTATGTTTTTAGCTGCTACAGCTTTCGCAGTTTCTTGTCAGAATAATGGTAGCGAAAAAAAAGATGCTGACGTAGCCTCTATTCAAAAGGAAGCTATTGCGATACACGACGAAATCATGCCACAGATTTCAGCATTTGATAAAAGCGGTCTACATATTGACTCCGTCTTGACCAACTTAACGGCTCTTAAAGCTTCCAATACGGCTTTAGATACCGCAGCAGCACGTGTTGAACTAACTGCATTGAAATCAAAATTGGACCAAGCGACGGAGTCTATGCAAGACTGGATGATGGGATATGCATTAGACAGTACGGATACGGCCTATCAACAAAATGAACTTGAAAAAATTAACGCCATGAAAAAATTATTTGATGAGGTATCTGCGGAAAGCAAGACTGTCTTATCAAAATACTAA
- a CDS encoding DUF4442 domain-containing protein — protein MLTLAPTLLKWILRSYPPFVFQRIWVKKIYPNYMGADVKIYRSLLNINGNKSIFGGTIFAATDPLHPLLIDQIFKSKGYKRTVTWVKSAHIEYKKPGLKNLEISIRISEAEVQEALETIASQGKMTKVFTIEIHDINGTLCAVSKNEIYIRNLLFDFSTIEAETSDRVINAIKHE, from the coding sequence ATGTTGACGTTAGCTCCTACTTTGCTTAAATGGATACTACGCAGTTATCCTCCATTTGTCTTCCAACGTATTTGGGTAAAAAAAATCTATCCCAATTATATGGGTGCCGATGTCAAAATATATAGAAGTCTACTCAACATTAATGGCAACAAAAGCATCTTTGGAGGAACAATATTTGCCGCGACAGACCCCTTACATCCCTTATTAATCGATCAAATATTTAAATCCAAGGGATACAAGAGGACGGTGACTTGGGTCAAATCTGCCCATATCGAATATAAAAAGCCAGGATTGAAAAATTTAGAAATTTCTATTCGTATCTCGGAGGCTGAAGTGCAAGAGGCTTTGGAAACAATTGCCTCCCAAGGAAAAATGACGAAGGTCTTTACAATAGAAATTCATGACATTAACGGTACCTTGTGTGCTGTTTCAAAAAATGAAATCTATATTCGTAATTTACTTTTCGACTTTTCGACAATTGAAGCTGAAACATCCGATAGAGTAATAAATGCGATAAAACACGAATGA
- a CDS encoding MFS transporter yields MPDPLSVPVQNRRIWIVVCIAALGYFVDIYDLIIFSIVRIRSFEDIGVAVQDMRVEGEFVLNMQMGGLLIGGVIWGVIADKYGRLKVLFGSILLYSLANIYNGFVHDVTTYGIVRFIAGIGLAGELGAGITLVSESMSKEKRGYGTMIVAGLGVLGAILAYYVAEAFDWRTAYFVGGGMGLLLLLLRVSVFESGLFNNLKSPDIQKGSLKMLFNNTERFKRYVYCMCIGLPIWFVVGVLVTQAPEIGQALGAPVVLSAGKGVMFTYLGISLGDIMAGLLAQWLKSRKKVVFICQVLIIISSCWYLSSTGISEERFLLLAFLMGLGVGYWATFVTIAAEQFGTNLRATVATTAPNFVRGALIPSTILYGYLVSLWGIITAAIVMIFLLSAIAIFALSQLKESFDKDLDYLEK; encoded by the coding sequence ATGCCTGACCCCCTTTCTGTGCCGGTTCAAAATAGACGTATCTGGATTGTCGTATGTATTGCTGCGCTCGGGTATTTCGTGGATATCTATGATTTGATTATCTTTTCCATAGTACGCATTAGGTCGTTCGAGGATATAGGAGTAGCTGTCCAAGATATGCGTGTCGAAGGAGAGTTTGTCCTTAATATGCAGATGGGAGGGCTTCTGATAGGTGGAGTCATTTGGGGAGTAATTGCGGACAAATATGGCAGATTAAAAGTATTGTTCGGCTCTATTCTATTGTATTCTCTTGCCAATATTTATAATGGTTTTGTGCACGATGTGACGACCTACGGCATTGTTCGCTTTATTGCCGGAATTGGCTTGGCTGGTGAACTGGGTGCGGGTATTACGCTTGTCAGCGAAAGCATGAGTAAGGAAAAGCGTGGCTACGGAACGATGATAGTGGCTGGTTTAGGTGTTTTAGGCGCTATATTGGCCTATTACGTTGCTGAGGCTTTTGATTGGCGAACGGCCTATTTTGTCGGCGGTGGGATGGGGCTCTTGTTATTACTTCTACGAGTAAGTGTATTTGAATCTGGATTGTTCAATAACCTGAAATCACCCGATATACAAAAAGGAAGTCTCAAGATGCTGTTTAATAATACCGAACGCTTCAAAAGATATGTATATTGCATGTGTATAGGTCTTCCCATCTGGTTTGTGGTAGGCGTGTTAGTTACTCAGGCTCCCGAAATTGGGCAGGCGTTGGGTGCCCCGGTAGTTTTGAGTGCGGGGAAAGGCGTCATGTTTACCTATCTCGGAATTTCACTCGGAGATATTATGGCGGGATTGCTGGCACAATGGTTGAAATCTCGGAAAAAAGTGGTCTTCATCTGTCAGGTACTTATCATTATCAGCTCTTGTTGGTACCTGTCCAGTACTGGAATATCCGAAGAGAGGTTTCTTCTATTGGCCTTTCTGATGGGATTGGGAGTAGGTTATTGGGCTACATTTGTCACGATAGCTGCGGAGCAATTTGGGACCAACCTACGTGCCACAGTAGCGACCACAGCACCTAACTTTGTAAGAGGAGCATTAATCCCTTCTACGATCTTATATGGTTATTTGGTAAGTTTATGGGGTATTATTACAGCGGCAATCGTCATGATTTTTCTATTATCTGCTATCGCTATATTTGCGCTGAGTCAGCTCAAAGAGAGCTTCGATAAAGACTTGGATTATCTTGAAAAATAG
- a CDS encoding LuxR C-terminal-related transcriptional regulator translates to MEHNDHSLTPIWEKYPEIFSSENISVDAANILALISELFIVGEYYYYVIDIRQQEISHQHPSLNKIHGLEKQPTHLQEIIDLIHPDDIPFILNAEEHCSKKIAEIGNQHLKSLKSCYCFRMRTATGEYKLFHHQAITLVVDKEDRILRSLNIHTDISHLTAVNNYIATVMGINDRNDFHQMDLSPLSKENKLQDILTKRELQILPHIAQGLSSIEIAKLLEISQLTVRVHRKNILRKTQTRNSSSLIKRCIELGLL, encoded by the coding sequence ATGGAGCACAATGACCATAGCTTAACCCCTATTTGGGAGAAATATCCGGAAATCTTTTCCTCAGAAAATATATCTGTGGATGCTGCCAACATATTGGCGTTGATTTCGGAACTGTTTATCGTAGGGGAATACTATTATTACGTCATCGATATACGACAACAGGAAATCAGTCATCAGCACCCTAGTCTAAATAAAATACATGGATTAGAAAAACAACCGACTCATCTGCAAGAAATCATTGACCTTATCCATCCAGATGATATTCCTTTCATACTGAATGCCGAAGAACATTGTTCCAAGAAAATTGCTGAAATTGGAAATCAACATTTAAAATCATTGAAATCTTGCTATTGTTTTCGCATGCGAACAGCTACTGGGGAATATAAACTTTTTCACCACCAAGCCATTACCTTAGTGGTGGACAAAGAAGATAGAATCCTTCGAAGTTTGAATATCCACACAGACATTTCGCATCTTACAGCCGTCAACAACTATATTGCCACAGTAATGGGTATCAATGATCGAAATGACTTCCATCAAATGGACCTGTCTCCCTTGTCAAAAGAAAACAAATTGCAAGATATATTGACCAAGCGTGAATTACAAATACTTCCTCATATCGCCCAAGGATTGTCCAGTATAGAAATTGCCAAGCTACTCGAAATTTCACAATTGACCGTACGCGTACATCGAAAAAATATACTTCGCAAAACCCAAACTCGAAATAGCAGCTCGCTTATCAAGCGCTGCATCGAATTAGGACTTCTCTAG
- a CDS encoding LuxR C-terminal-related transcriptional regulator, producing MKKQNHLLADVWERYPEALANEHAANKNISIGDYITETLALGPFYYYVITLADYTISHIHDNLLHLHGVSQYPRTVQEIIDYIHPDDLDFVVEAEAATLQKMQEIGFEHQLLLKNSYCFRMKVADGTYHLFHHQAIHLSKDAKGGLATALNIHTDIHHITQVNNKIVLVTGVSGRTDYCQMDLSKKNSSKPLPKLTKREMEVLSLLAQGLSSQQIGNKIFISELTVRVHRKNLLKKIEVTNSGNLIKKCIELGLI from the coding sequence ATGAAAAAACAAAATCATTTACTAGCGGATGTTTGGGAACGTTATCCCGAGGCATTAGCCAATGAACATGCAGCTAACAAAAACATATCAATTGGAGATTATATTACCGAGACATTGGCCCTCGGCCCCTTCTATTACTATGTCATCACCTTAGCAGACTACACAATCTCTCATATCCACGACAATCTACTCCACCTCCATGGCGTCAGCCAATATCCGAGAACGGTACAAGAAATCATCGACTATATCCATCCGGATGATCTCGATTTTGTCGTTGAAGCGGAGGCTGCAACTTTACAAAAAATGCAGGAAATAGGTTTCGAACATCAACTTTTGCTCAAGAATTCATATTGCTTCCGAATGAAAGTTGCTGATGGCACCTATCATCTCTTTCATCATCAAGCTATTCACCTATCTAAAGATGCAAAAGGGGGCCTTGCAACAGCACTTAATATCCATACTGATATCCATCACATTACCCAGGTGAACAACAAGATTGTCTTAGTCACTGGTGTAAGTGGACGCACAGACTACTGTCAAATGGATCTATCCAAAAAAAACTCGAGCAAGCCACTTCCCAAACTCACTAAACGCGAGATGGAGGTACTCAGTTTGCTCGCCCAAGGACTATCTAGCCAACAAATTGGCAACAAGATTTTTATATCAGAATTGACCGTGCGTGTACATCGAAAAAATCTATTAAAAAAAATAGAGGTGACCAATAGTGGAAACTTAATAAAAAAATGTATTGAGCTGGGGTTGATCTAG
- a CDS encoding trypsin-like serine peptidase, producing MKSIFLTTAIVLCFVLQSRSQGRIDPQVFPYAYVVKLKTYSMGSKSYNHGTGVVINRNSIITNAHNVFEKDSIIIISGYGGKDSTKIHSVSVSVKKDKNAFYPSEYDENESQFDYAVVKYADEQFFDNIFRQSNNRQLELQKLSFADLDTIHIAGYPYYRWFERFIKDRTKGELQIANATDKKEILDDNIVLQYKLGTRKGSSGSPLWVVRDGRCILTGIHRSGFGSSNAGILYNLDAIAQINKWISIQ from the coding sequence ATGAAAAGTATTTTTTTAACAACAGCTATAGTACTCTGTTTTGTCCTACAAAGTAGGAGTCAGGGTAGAATTGATCCGCAGGTATTTCCTTACGCTTATGTGGTAAAGTTGAAGACCTATAGTATGGGCAGTAAATCGTACAATCATGGTACAGGAGTCGTCATCAATAGAAACTCCATTATTACCAATGCGCACAATGTCTTTGAAAAAGATTCTATTATCATCATATCTGGATATGGCGGAAAGGATAGCACTAAGATACATTCGGTATCCGTCTCTGTAAAAAAAGATAAAAATGCTTTTTACCCGTCCGAGTACGATGAAAATGAAAGTCAATTTGATTATGCAGTCGTCAAATATGCGGATGAGCAGTTTTTCGATAACATATTCCGTCAGTCCAATAATAGGCAACTTGAACTTCAAAAATTGAGTTTCGCCGACTTAGATACGATACACATAGCCGGATATCCATACTATCGTTGGTTCGAAAGGTTTATAAAAGATAGAACTAAGGGAGAATTACAGATTGCAAATGCTACCGATAAAAAAGAAATATTGGATGACAATATCGTTTTACAATATAAGCTCGGCACCAGAAAAGGTAGTAGTGGTTCCCCTCTGTGGGTAGTACGTGATGGTAGATGCATTCTTACAGGTATCCATCGATCGGGGTTCGGGAGCAGCAATGCAGGGATTCTTTATAATTTGGATGCAATAGCGCAGATTAATAAATGGATTTCTATCCAATAG
- a CDS encoding helix-turn-helix transcriptional regulator: MLRSRFLQSLNPTPHKETVQYDGYLAFLPYMGYSFGVADKFSDEEEPSEKDTILLQHRILQNQDFCWLELKDRICKQEIELHLNKGNGHLWMLLTILGDGKIELSTPQYLKTQKLLCYYTTEGAQTLSLEEGKAWIFMLGIAQQHLANLVQDYPKLGSLIQSVDQLNDQQVIGNMMVSSKILAVLEALRRFDFKPFAINFQLAAWNLRLCQLVFQELTNEKKDAKDYDMILYRDALVYIREHFWDSDLNPDKIAEAMHVSRRKLFRTFVNKPLTVNGYIIEYRLASARETLLNSDDTLASISFSLNFSCAKHFSRLFKKRFGMGPNEFREKMGKQKSFVKHWFD; encoded by the coding sequence ATGCTAAGATCTAGATTTTTACAATCTTTAAATCCAACTCCCCACAAAGAGACAGTCCAATATGACGGCTATCTAGCATTCTTACCCTATATGGGGTATTCTTTTGGAGTCGCAGATAAATTCAGCGATGAAGAGGAGCCATCCGAGAAAGACACTATCCTCCTTCAACATCGAATTTTACAAAATCAAGACTTCTGCTGGCTAGAACTAAAAGACAGAATTTGCAAACAGGAAATAGAACTTCATTTAAATAAGGGAAACGGTCATCTTTGGATGCTTTTGACAATACTAGGAGATGGAAAGATCGAGCTATCCACTCCCCAATATTTGAAAACACAAAAGCTATTGTGCTACTACACTACCGAAGGAGCACAAACGCTATCCCTTGAGGAGGGGAAAGCTTGGATTTTTATGCTGGGTATAGCCCAGCAACATTTAGCCAATCTTGTTCAAGATTATCCTAAACTAGGGAGTCTTATTCAATCGGTGGACCAACTTAATGATCAGCAAGTTATTGGAAACATGATGGTAAGCAGTAAAATACTTGCCGTTTTGGAAGCACTACGCCGATTTGATTTCAAACCCTTTGCCATCAACTTTCAGCTTGCAGCATGGAACCTCCGATTATGTCAATTGGTTTTTCAAGAATTGACGAACGAAAAAAAAGATGCGAAGGATTACGACATGATACTATATCGCGATGCTTTGGTCTATATACGTGAACACTTTTGGGATTCGGATCTTAATCCAGATAAGATAGCAGAGGCTATGCACGTGAGCCGGCGCAAGCTGTTCCGTACATTTGTCAATAAGCCTTTGACTGTTAACGGGTATATCATAGAGTATAGGCTGGCCAGTGCTCGAGAGACTTTGCTGAACTCAGACGATACCTTGGCTAGTATATCGTTTTCATTAAACTTTTCTTGTGCAAAACACTTTTCTAGGTTGTTTAAAAAACGATTCGGGATGGGACCAAATGAATTCAGAGAGAAAATGGGAAAACAGAAGAGCTTCGTCAAACATTGGTTCGATTAA
- a CDS encoding DUF808 domain-containing protein produces MASGFFAILDDIAALMDDVAITSKIATKKTAGILGDDLAVNAEKATGFLSSRELPVLWAITKGSLINKLIIVPIALLLNAFFPVAIKFILILGGFYLAYEGVEKIVEYLFHRQKKGHQVIEQAESNGQDAEKAKIQSAVTTDFILSVEIVIIALGTVLDKSLALQIATVSVVALLATVGVYGIVALIVRMDDAGHKLITYSNDKGMLSGIGHLLVKSLPVIIKLLAVVGTIALILVSGGIFVHNIDYLHHIAPDLPAVVKEFATGLLAGIVIVALTMIGKKIFATAKAH; encoded by the coding sequence ATGGCATCAGGTTTCTTCGCAATTTTAGATGATATTGCAGCACTAATGGATGACGTGGCTATTACTAGTAAAATCGCCACTAAAAAAACAGCCGGAATATTAGGTGACGATTTAGCTGTCAATGCGGAGAAAGCGACGGGATTTCTTTCTTCTCGAGAATTACCTGTGCTATGGGCCATTACCAAGGGTTCACTGATTAATAAACTCATCATCGTACCCATTGCCTTATTACTCAACGCTTTTTTCCCGGTGGCTATCAAATTCATTTTAATTCTGGGTGGATTCTATTTAGCATACGAGGGAGTAGAAAAGATTGTCGAATATCTCTTTCATCGTCAGAAAAAAGGACATCAGGTGATTGAACAGGCAGAAAGTAACGGTCAAGACGCTGAAAAAGCCAAAATCCAGTCTGCTGTTACGACCGATTTTATATTGTCCGTCGAAATCGTGATTATCGCTTTGGGAACTGTCTTGGACAAAAGTTTAGCATTACAGATTGCCACCGTATCGGTAGTCGCTCTATTGGCCACCGTGGGTGTCTATGGAATTGTGGCGCTAATTGTTCGAATGGACGATGCTGGTCATAAATTAATTACGTATTCAAACGATAAAGGCATGCTTTCTGGAATCGGTCACCTACTGGTTAAATCTCTTCCCGTCATCATCAAGCTTCTTGCCGTTGTAGGTACTATAGCATTGATATTGGTTTCAGGTGGAATCTTTGTGCACAATATTGACTATTTACACCATATTGCCCCTGATTTACCAGCTGTGGTAAAAGAATTTGCAACGGGCCTACTAGCGGGTATTGTGATTGTCGCCCTCACTATGATCGGGAAAAAAATCTTTGCTACAGCCAAAGCTCATTAA